Within Fretibacterium sp. OH1220_COT-178, the genomic segment ATCGGCGGGAGTGCTCTGGAGGTGTTTTCGGACATCACGGAGTGCGATTCCCGTCTTTTCCAGTTCCGCTCGCTCCCGCTCCGCGCGGGCAGACGTTTCGCAAAGGGACTTCTCCATGGCCTGAAACTGCTCCCGGGCCTCCTGCACCGCCTCCTGACGGTCACGGACCTGCAGGTCCAGATCGCGGACCGTCCGGAGCGTATCCGCAAGTCTTTTCTGTTGGACGAGACGCTCCCGCAGGGTGGTCTCCGCGAGATTGTAGGCCTCCTCCGCAACCTGCATATCGGCCCGATAACGCGTCAGCTCGGTCTTCAGATTCAGCTGTTCGACCCGATCCCGCTCCTGCTCCTTCCGCAGCACCGTAAGCGCACGATGGGCTTCCGTAAGCTCGAGGGCCCGACGAGCCTGTTCCAAACGGCGGCGGTCCGGCGCGAAAAGCGCCATCTCCTTCTCCCAGTCCGCCTTCCTCCGTTCCAGGTCCCGCAGCTCCCTCTCGTTTCGGGCAAGCCGGTCCCCATACTGGGAGGTTCCGTCCATCCGGGACAAAGAGCCCTCCAGCTCCTCCAAATCGTGCAGGACCTCAGCCAACTCCCTCCTGAGCCTCTTCACGTTGCCGGCGACGGGAAGTTTGCCCTGAGCGCGTCTCTCCTCCTTCTCGGTTCTGTACTTCTCGTAAGCCAAAGAGGCGACTGCGCCGTACACGTCCTCCCCCAGCAGGGCATCCAAAATCGCAGCCCTGGCCCCGGGCTCCGCATTCAAGAATACGGAGAAATCTTCCGTCCGCAACTGGGACGAGCGCACAAAGGCTCCAAAGGAGATCCCCGTAAGGGCCTCGACCGAGCGGGACTCCTCCTGCAGCGCCGAATCGTCGCCGATCCGGTGCAATGTCCTCGACAGGAGTCCTTCGCCCCCCCGGTCCGGAGGACAAGCGGCCCTGTATCGTTCAAGGGACGTCCCCTCGCCCCCCGATTCGAACAGCACCTCGAACCCATACGAGCCGACCCCGTCCGGGAGCGGCGGAAGGGAAGCGTCGCCGGACCGAGGGGCACGTCCATAAAGGAGCAGGCAGAGGATGTCGAACAGCGGGGCCCCGGCAAACGCATCGGCGACGAGAATACCGGAACCGGAGAGATCGAGAACGCGGTCATCCGAGAGATTTTCGGGGTGATTTCGCTTTATCCGAAGGATACGCATCAGAAGATCGAAGCCTCCTATCACCGAAATCAGCGTAGGGCAAGCTCGGGGCTTCCCGCCAAAACGGTGGAAAAACACGGTGGGAGGCACGAGACGTTCCGGCCTCCCCTTGCAGCCACTTGTTTCGTTATCATTATAGCGTAACGCCGGCCACCGATTCAGCCCCAAAGCACATCCGGCACAAGCGGGCTTCCCTTCTGTACATGGGGACAACCACAGGCGCATTCCACGGCGATGTCGGCCTCCTTGACCAAGACGACGTGAAGCTCGCCCAGGGCACGGAGGTAGGCCTCGGTCCCGGGATCGTAACGCACTCCGTCACAGAATAGGTCGTTCGACACAATCAGCAGATTCGCCACACGCGCCCTCAGAGACAGGACCGTCCGTCGAATCGTCCGTACAACCTCGTCCGCCTCCGCAGCCGGTCCGCCGTCGCCGAACAACTCGTTGGCCGTCCAGTTGCCCAGGCATTCCAAAAGCACCGTTGCAGAGCATGGCAACGAGGACAGGACGCCCTCCAGATCCTTCGGCCGCTCGATCGTCAAAAACCCCCGCTCCCGCCGCGCCGCCCTATGACGCTCGACGCGGCGGCTCATCTCCTCGTCCAGGATACGCGCCGTCGCGAGATACACCCGCGGCCCCTCCGGGGAAAAAACCATCGCCGCACGCTCCGCCCACTCGCTCTTGCCGCTGCGCACCGCCCCCGAAACGAAGACGAACATCCCACGCCCTCCATCCACGAGGATCCTGTAAAATTGAAGCACCCCCCTCCGCCGAGCACACGGGCTCGCGGAGACGGGGCTTCGAAGCCGAATCGATCTTTCTTTGTTACTTTCTATACAATGAGAAGGAGTCGACCCGTACCCCATGGATATTATACGTTCCTTTCTGATCGCCTGCTCGTTTCTGACCGTCCTGCCCGTTCCGGGCCCGGACTGGACGGAGAGAAACACGCGTTTTTTCAACCTCGTGCTGCCCCTGGTGGGGCTGGTGCCGGGGACGGCCT encodes:
- a CDS encoding bifunctional adenosylcobinamide kinase/adenosylcobinamide-phosphate guanylyltransferase, whose translation is MFVFVSGAVRSGKSEWAERAAMVFSPEGPRVYLATARILDEEMSRRVERHRAARRERGFLTIERPKDLEGVLSSLPCSATVLLECLGNWTANELFGDGGPAAEADEVVRTIRRTVLSLRARVANLLIVSNDLFCDGVRYDPGTEAYLRALGELHVVLVKEADIAVECACGCPHVQKGSPLVPDVLWG